CCAATTACTTATCTTGCTCTATGAAAAATCTACGATCACTGTCCCACAGTAGTGACCTGACTGAGTGGATCTTTTGCACCCTGGTTGTCATTTACATTTGCACTGCAGTTCGCTAATTCTTTCCTTAAGTTGGCAATTTCCTCATTTCTTTTCAGGAGGTCGGAAGAAATTCGACCAATCCTTCCAATGAGATCGTTTACCTGTGGCTCGAGGAGAGAGAAACCTTTTTTGAGGTTGTAAACTTTGGGTTTCAGGTCATTGGCAAACATAATCGCTTTGATAAGTTTAGCTCGACTGCTTTCCAGACTCAAAAGTCTGTCTGAAAGTTTATCGTCTTCAGCCTTCAATTCCGTCAACTTCTTCTGTATTGATTCAATTTTGTCTGCATTTCCAGATATCAAATTCTTAAGCTGGGTGACTCTTTCGACACTGGTCGCAATTAAGTTTCCGATGTTGTGAATGGCAGTTTTCTCTATATTTATCACCTTCTTTTCCAGGTCACGTAAGGAATCTTTCAGTGAACTAATATCTGAATCCAGGCCAGATATCCGCCGAATGTCAGTTCTGACACCAGAAAGTTTTGTGCTGACATCACTCGATATTTGAACTGTATTCTTGTCTATCTTATCAATGGTATCAGAAAGAGAAACTAGCTTTCCATCCAACTCATTTCTCTTCTCCGTAATACTGGATGACCATATCTTCATTTTCATGATTTCCGTCTTCAAGTATTCTACTTGCTTCAGCAGTGAATGGTCTTTAAGTTTGCTTGTAATTTCTTGTGCTCTTTCACACTACATAGACAGAGAAACAAACTGCTTCAGTAACGATAAAATAGAACTGAAAATTCACTTATTCTAGTTGTTCTTTTATTATATAATCACTAACAATTATTCAGCACCTTATCACATTTCTCAAGGATGTCTCAAAATGTATTCATGTGCAATGAGCTATTTTGAAATGTattgaaggtggcacagtggttagcactgctgcctcacagtgccagggaacagggtttgtttccagccttgggtgactgtgtggagtttgtacgtactctacgtgcctgcgtgggtttcctccgggtgctctggtttcctcccacagtccaaagatgtgtgggttaagttgattagccatgctatattgccccttagtgtctcaagattgtaggttaggtggattaggaggtaaatatgaggggttacggggatagggcctggttggggttgttgtcggaaagttggtgcagatgggctgaatagcctccttctgcactgtagggattctatgattctatgaacggttATTAAGTCAGCAATCACATCATTCATTTTGCACAGAAGTTCCAGACAGTAATGCGATAAATGATCAGTTAATCTGTTCTTGCTCTGTGTTGGTTGATGGGGAAGTACTAGCCTGAAGAACACCTCAAATACTGCCATGGGACATTTTACAAACCATCTTAAGTACAAATACAGTCACACACATGTTATCTCATTTGAAGGACAATGCACCATCTCTATTATGCATTCAGCTGATTTGATTCATATATTTAAATAGGGGGAACAGAACTTTCCCAAGGAATTACAGGCCAGGCAGCTTAGCATCAGTGGTGACAAAAAAATCATTGGATCCTCACTAAAGGAGAGAATAGAAGAATTTAAAGAACCAAACAAAAATAATGAATGGTTAGCAagaatttcaaaagggaaatatTTGCTTGACCAACCTTGTTGGGTTATTTTAATAGAATaatggtagtgcagttgatgcaatttatctggattttcaaaaggcctatGATAAATTACTCCATAATAGACTAATGATTAAGTTCAGGGAATGTAGTGTTAGGAGACAAGTGGCAAGGTGGATTGCTAGTTGGTTTAAAGACAGACAGCAGAGAGTGGTGTTTCACaagaatcagtgttgggaccactgctgttcacaatttacatcaacaatttggactttggaatcaaaagcaccattttgaaatgtgaaaatgACATCAAATTTGGGAGGATAGTCAATACTGAGGAGGACTGCAATGAACGACAGGAGGATATTACAAGGGTATAAGGCAGGGGAATGCTCTTTTAGTAagccagtgtagactcaatgaataacatggcctccttctgcactgcaaagattctgtgacattaataaacttgcagaatcatagaatccctacactgcagaaggaggccaattggcccatcgagcctgcaccaacaacaatcctacccaggtcctatccctgcaaccccatatatttaccctcctaatcaccctgacactaagggacaatttagcatggccaatcctgacttggaaatatatcgctgttccttcgcagttgctgggtcaaaattctggaattccctcccgattggcattgtgggtcaacccacagaacatggactgcagcgattcaagaaggcagctcaccaccaccttctaaagggcaactagggatgggcaataaatgctggccagccagcgacatccatgtcccacgaatgaatttaaagaaaTCCACCTaactgtgcacatctttggactgtgggaggaaactggagcacccggaggaaacccacgcagacatggggaaacatgcagactcagcagacaatgacccaagccaggaatcgaacccgggtccctggcactgtgaagcagcagtgctaaccactgtgtcaccgtgccgcagaATGGGCAAATATGTGTCAAATaaagttcaacacagataaatgcaaagtattCTATTTTAATAGGAAGATAGGGAGTCACTTCTTATTTATAAGGTGCAAGTCTTGGTGGGCTAGAGGAATAAAGGGatctcaatgcacaaatacacCAAGCACGAAAAGTTGTGCCACAGGTTAACAAGCCCATCAAAAACCAAACTAAGTATTCGACCACTTTTAGagtgatagaattgaaaagtaggaatTAATGCTGAACCTGTATCGAACCCTGGTTATATCACACTTGCAGTGATGGTCAGCATACTGTTAAAAGTATTTAGAAGCATTGGCGagggtgcagaaaacatttacaacGATAAGCCCAGAAATGATTGAGTATACATAACAGGAAAGGATTGGCAGGCTGGTTCTCTTTTCTCTTGAAATAAGAGGGTGGAAGGGGGATCTAACAAAGGTATTTAATCttttgaaaggttttgataaagtggacacagagagatgtttcctcttgtggggaaaagCATAGCTAGAGATCATCAATGTAGGATAGTCACCAACAAGTCCAAATGAGAATTTAGAAAAAACATATAGATtatttaaggggaagttagacAAGCAAATGAGGTCGAAGGACATAGAGGATTACGATGATaggtttagatgaggaaagatggaagGAAGCTAGAGTGGCACATAATCGGTGGTATGTATGGATTGGTTGGGTCGAATGGCTAGTTTCTGTGCCATATAGCTTATGTAATCCTATGTAAACTCTGGACTTTGATTTTCAAGACAAGAGGGCTATCTGATCCAAGCTAACACACATTTTGGTTATAAAAATGGTATACTGCTGCCAAATAATTTGGTATCAAGACATACGGTTGCCTTTGTGAAATGTTACTTACATAACATGCCATCATTAATATGGAGTTATCACCTCAAAGCATTTTCGTCTGACATTAAAACAGGAATCATTCTATTACATGCACATTAGTAATTATATATTTACTCTAATAAAAATCTAAGTATTAAGATATATATCTGCCTGTAACATCACAAATCAGCTGTGCATAAAATTCTCAACAAACCAATTGTGATTCTTAGTTCTTTTTTTGGTAAATCTATGACGCAATGGAGTCTGCTTTAGGTCATAATGTCCTTAGATTACAGAATGTCAACAAACCTCACATGACAAACAAACTTGTCACTCAAAACAGATGTGCATTATTGGTTTGCTTGTGATATTTTTTAAGATCCAGGCACCTTTGCTTCTCTTTGTATTCTCAATTTTGTTATATTGTTGCAGCACTCTGCATCAGGTAGAAGTTGTAAGTAGAGCTAAAGGGTTAAGCTAAGGACAAAATGTGACATAAAAACAGATGTAGGCATTTAGTCCCTCATGTCTGTTTCACCATTCAAGGAAATCATGGCAGGTCTCTGACCAGCTCCATGGAACCCCATATTCCTTAATTACTTCAGGTAatgaaaatctatcaatctcagatttaaaattaacaattgatctaacATCAATTGACATTTGAAAGTTCCAAACTTCTCCCACCTTTTGCATGTAGATGTATTTTTTAATTGCACTTTTGAAAGGTCTGACTCGAATGTTTGGTCTAGTCCTAGAATACCTAactgaaatagtttctctctagttATTCTATCTGTTTCTCCTAAtgtcttgaaaactttgatcaaatcacttAATCTTCTAAAGATTAAGATCCTTAATCTTCTAAAGCTCAGAAAAAAACAATAGTTTCTGTAATCTTTCCTTGGAGTTCTGGCATTGTCTTCATAAATATACACTGCATTCCTTCAAGGCCAATACACCCTTCCTAAGATgatcacagtattccaagtttggtccaaccagagctttatacagccgtAGCATAACATCTACTCTCTTGTATTTTAGCTCTCTAACTATTAAGGCCAGCATCTTATATGCCTATTTCCTGTAACTGTTCATGATGTTCCAATGATCACCATAGATGgactcctcccccaacccctcatctctggcaaGTCTCTTAGCATGTCCACTTGTTCACTGTTTCTAGCTCTTCACTACCTAGAAAGTACTCTGATCTATCCTTTTTACATACAaattggatgacctcacattttcctacattgagATCCATTTGTCACAGTTTTGCCTATTTCAGCAAATCTGTTACATCTCTATAATTTATGTTTCAATCTACACTAGTGTACTTACAATGCCATAACCCTTGTATCATTGGCAAACCTGAGTACATTCTATTTCATCAGCTATATCATTCAGAAAATACAGTGAATAGTTGAAGCCCAACATAGATCCTTGCAGGACACCActggtcacatcctgccaattacaGTACCTATCCATTCTCCTGAATCTCTGTCTCTTGCCATCCAATTTCCTAGCCAGATCAATAAAATGCTCTCAATTCAATGTTCAGTTACCCCATCCTTAAAGACCAACTCTAGCAATTTCCTGACAACAATGTTAAGCTAACATgtttgtagttccctggtttttcTCCTCTCATCTGAATATCAAAGCAACAGATGTAATTTTCAGATCCACCATATCTTTGGAAGATTATATTTATGGCATTTGAAATGTTCTCATCTAATTCTTTTAAAATCCTAGGGTGAAAGCTATCTGGTTACTCTTTAAGTGCCGCAATTTTCTTCATTATTGTTATTTTGCTTACACGCcccaaagggatatggggagcgggaaggaaagtggtgttgaaggcTGTTAGAGGAAATAAAGGTAGATTGGTACTAAAAGACTAATAAAATCAGGGTAGACTAATTTAGAAATGAATATAGTACAGAAAAAGTATGATGTACTTGGAATTACAAAGGTACagttgcatagaaacacatataacgaCTGTTAGAGATTTTAAGTATGTATTTTTGAAAGTATTCTGTACACCTTGGACAAATACAGACTGCCCCAAAGGCATAATGGGATAAAAGCTAAGTGAGATGAACCACATTCTTTAAGAACAATACCGCCATAGAGCATAGTTTTT
This region of Mustelus asterias chromosome 19, sMusAst1.hap1.1, whole genome shotgun sequence genomic DNA includes:
- the ikbip gene encoding inhibitor of nuclear factor kappa-B kinase-interacting protein isoform X2 is translated as MSAGEVKQRKRNAAGGKQSDGAREAAAAAARGKVREEEEAEGGPRCRPLAPRNALCLLSLLASAASPGKEKLMFQQSARFAEVEQKYQHLYMKTVAAQALEDEINKVSKKCERAQEITSKLKDHSLLKQVEYLKTEIMKMKIWSSSITEKRNELDGKLVSLSDTIDKIDKNTVQISSDVSTKLSGVRTDIRRISGLDSDISSLKDSLRDLEKKVINIEKTAIHNIGNLIATSVERVTQLKNLISGNADKIESIQKKLTELKAEDDKLSDRLLSLESSRAKLIKAIMFANDLKPKVYNLKKGFSLLEPQVNDLIGRIGRISSDLLKRNEEIANLRKELANCSANVNDNQGAKDPLSQVTTVGQ
- the ikbip gene encoding inhibitor of nuclear factor kappa-B kinase-interacting protein isoform X1 translates to MFQQSARFAEVEQKYQHLYMKTVAAQALEDEINKVSKKCERAQEITSKLKDHSLLKQVEYLKTEIMKMKIWSSSITEKRNELDGKLVSLSDTIDKIDKNTVQISSDVSTKLSGVRTDIRRISGLDSDISSLKDSLRDLEKKVINIEKTAIHNIGNLIATSVERVTQLKNLISGNADKIESIQKKLTELKAEDDKLSDRLLSLESSRAKLIKAIMFANDLKPKVYNLKKGFSLLEPQVNDLIGRIGRISSDLLKRNEEIANLRKELANCSANVNDNQGAKDPLSQVTTVGQ